In Gemmobacter sp. 24YEA27, a genomic segment contains:
- a CDS encoding serine protease, with product MTSRFMPATVLRPLSALVLLCSVTGIALAESPTHPGFSAKTSAAESSPYSFAASGAKAERGEKAAKAEPSGAKVVGGQPAADGAWPWQVAFLISGQPISTDSQFCGGSMVMDRWVLTAAHCVHMADDAGNGADLKPGDFDILVGTNLLDGSGDRVPVEAVFTYPSYSVNDFDYDIALVKLARKPQVPYKTVEVPDATYGDLLREPGITTVVTGWGLQAGAVPSSQLMQAQIQMLDRELCNQVLLEGRAEEAVEGFAFAVNLMDVPEDKAYALWDEIMAAAPMPMSENMICSGTFEGGKSSCNGDSGGPLVVPLDNGKYIQAGIVSWGLSDASGHGCPEMAQFSAYTDVSHFVPWLNEVITANP from the coding sequence ATGACCTCGCGCTTCATGCCAGCCACTGTTCTCAGGCCGCTTTCCGCCCTGGTGCTCTTGTGCAGTGTCACCGGCATTGCCCTGGCAGAAAGCCCCACCCACCCCGGTTTCAGCGCAAAAACCAGCGCCGCCGAAAGCTCGCCCTACAGCTTTGCCGCCTCGGGCGCCAAGGCCGAACGCGGCGAGAAAGCTGCGAAAGCCGAACCATCGGGGGCGAAAGTGGTCGGCGGCCAGCCCGCAGCCGATGGCGCCTGGCCCTGGCAGGTTGCTTTCCTGATCAGCGGTCAGCCGATCAGCACCGACAGCCAGTTCTGCGGTGGGTCCATGGTGATGGATCGCTGGGTGCTGACCGCCGCCCATTGCGTCCATATGGCGGATGACGCCGGCAATGGGGCCGATCTGAAGCCCGGCGATTTCGACATTCTTGTCGGCACCAACCTGCTGGATGGCAGCGGCGACCGGGTGCCGGTCGAGGCGGTTTTCACCTATCCGTCCTATTCGGTGAATGATTTCGACTATGATATCGCGCTGGTCAAACTCGCGCGCAAACCGCAGGTCCCGTATAAGACGGTCGAGGTGCCGGATGCCACTTACGGCGATCTTCTGCGCGAGCCGGGGATCACCACGGTTGTCACCGGATGGGGGCTTCAGGCGGGCGCAGTGCCTTCGTCACAGCTGATGCAGGCGCAGATCCAGATGCTGGACCGCGAATTGTGCAACCAGGTCCTGCTGGAAGGTCGCGCCGAAGAGGCCGTCGAGGGCTTTGCCTTTGCCGTCAATCTGATGGATGTGCCAGAGGACAAAGCCTATGCGCTCTGGGATGAGATCATGGCTGCGGCGCCGATGCCGATGAGCGAGAATATGATCTGTTCGGGCACTTTCGAGGGCGGCAAAAGCTCGTGCAATGGTGACAGCGGCGGGCCGCTGGTGGTGCCGCTGGACAATGGAAAATACATCCAGGCCGGAATCGTCAGCTGGGGTCTGAGCGATGCCTCTGGCCATGGCTGCCCGGAAATGGCGCAGTTTTCGGCCTATACCGATGTGTCGCATTTTGTGCCCTGGCTGAATGAGGTCATCACCGCCAATCCCTGA
- a CDS encoding caspase family protein, whose translation MKPQLTYALTASLLFWGTTIHAGTRAVLIGVGDYEYLDADLKGPPNDVRLMAEVLAGRGIAPEAMTILTTDPASLPEGATIAAPTRAGIFAALDQAAADAAPGDTLVFYFSGHGSQAPDLNGDEGGGYDEIFLPMDAKNWRGEIGMVENAIVDDELNLWAQGLLSRDVKLVGIIDACHSATGFRAIDPDPAAGVARSLNPGALGIPDDLPPVPFTGAAELSGDFVFLYSSQSDERSFEYPLGDTGIWHGEFTLRLAQVLASAEDATWQQVLAATSDAMIQGVARQLPDAEGTLLQERVFGEGAGAARYRINGSVLQAGLLQGFAEGGEIVLFASGAGGESIGSVTLGKVGAREAKISGPLPQVAKGATIWAAPGRLPDPVPLTLAGLVRADPDDGLDYGTWEAAVAAAPKPKPGAAPDLVPVLTGGLLALAGPDAVLDAGGPGTSPRVLVLEGETEADALERVLSTMAHATRLRDVLAQAAGRGFTKTEVISVAIERRPGTEITDPVQGASCSGKAGAGAAHDPAQGVNGCDQLWLTLTNRSGKAQDVTVLYLSSDMEVLPIWPSQNIVNRIAPGEAARVGLQIDPVSHAGVEEIWILAVPMNESHALRTDLTSLASATLRGTAEGGSDTALWLESQISPQDETSMRGFSTKPADLTMIRQIVRLNPTNSE comes from the coding sequence ATGAAACCGCAGCTCACATATGCCCTGACCGCCAGCCTCCTGTTCTGGGGCACGACGATTCATGCCGGCACCCGGGCCGTCCTGATCGGGGTTGGCGATTATGAGTATCTGGATGCCGATCTGAAAGGGCCGCCCAATGACGTGCGGCTGATGGCCGAAGTGCTGGCCGGCCGCGGGATCGCGCCTGAGGCCATGACCATCCTGACCACCGATCCGGCCAGTCTTCCCGAGGGCGCCACCATCGCCGCACCAACCCGCGCGGGGATATTCGCCGCGCTTGACCAGGCGGCGGCCGATGCCGCGCCAGGCGATACGCTGGTCTTCTATTTCTCTGGCCACGGCTCCCAGGCGCCCGATCTGAACGGCGATGAGGGGGGCGGCTATGACGAGATCTTCCTGCCGATGGATGCAAAGAACTGGCGAGGCGAGATCGGCATGGTGGAGAATGCTATCGTTGATGATGAGCTGAACCTCTGGGCCCAGGGCCTGCTGTCGCGCGATGTAAAGCTGGTCGGCATTATCGACGCCTGTCATTCGGCCACCGGCTTTCGCGCCATTGATCCCGATCCGGCGGCAGGCGTTGCCCGTTCGCTGAACCCCGGGGCGCTTGGGATTCCCGATGACCTGCCGCCGGTCCCGTTCACCGGCGCGGCAGAGCTGTCCGGAGATTTCGTCTTTCTCTATTCCTCGCAATCTGATGAGCGATCATTTGAATATCCGCTGGGCGATACCGGGATCTGGCATGGCGAATTCACTTTGCGCCTCGCTCAGGTTCTGGCCAGCGCAGAGGATGCGACCTGGCAGCAGGTGCTTGCTGCCACCTCGGATGCGATGATCCAGGGCGTGGCGCGGCAACTCCCCGATGCCGAGGGCACGCTTTTGCAGGAACGGGTCTTTGGCGAAGGTGCCGGCGCCGCGCGGTACCGGATCAATGGATCCGTGCTGCAGGCGGGCCTTTTGCAGGGCTTTGCCGAGGGGGGGGAGATCGTGCTTTTCGCCTCCGGCGCCGGGGGCGAGAGCATCGGATCCGTGACGCTCGGCAAGGTCGGCGCGCGCGAGGCGAAGATCAGCGGCCCGCTGCCGCAGGTCGCGAAAGGCGCGACGATCTGGGCCGCGCCCGGCAGGCTTCCCGATCCTGTGCCGCTGACGCTGGCGGGCCTGGTGCGCGCCGATCCCGACGACGGGCTGGATTATGGTACCTGGGAAGCGGCGGTCGCCGCCGCGCCAAAACCGAAGCCGGGTGCGGCGCCGGATCTGGTGCCGGTCCTGACCGGTGGGCTTCTCGCGCTTGCCGGCCCCGATGCGGTGCTTGACGCGGGCGGCCCCGGGACATCACCGCGCGTCCTGGTCCTGGAGGGCGAAACCGAGGCGGATGCCCTGGAGCGCGTGCTTTCTACCATGGCCCATGCGACGCGGTTGCGCGACGTCCTGGCCCAGGCCGCAGGGCGCGGTTTTACGAAAACCGAGGTGATATCCGTCGCAATCGAGCGCCGCCCCGGCACCGAAATCACCGACCCGGTGCAAGGCGCCTCCTGCAGCGGCAAGGCGGGGGCAGGTGCGGCGCATGACCCGGCGCAGGGGGTGAATGGCTGCGACCAGCTCTGGCTTACGCTGACCAACCGTTCGGGCAAGGCGCAGGATGTCACGGTGCTCTATCTCTCCTCAGATATGGAGGTGCTGCCGATCTGGCCTTCGCAGAATATCGTGAACCGCATCGCCCCGGGCGAGGCCGCGCGGGTCGGGTTACAGATCGACCCCGTCAGCCATGCCGGGGTCGAAGAGATCTGGATCCTGGCCGTCCCGATGAACGAGAGCCATGCGCTGCGCACCGATCTGACCTCGCTCGCCAGCGCGACGCTGCGCGGTACGGCTGAGGGTGGAAGCGACACCGCGCTTTGGCTGGAAAGCCAGATCTCACCGCAAGACGAGACCTCGATGCGCGGCTTTTCCACCAAACCCGCCGATCTGACGATGATCCGCCAGATAGTGCGGCTGAACCCGACCAATTCCGAATAG
- a CDS encoding ATP-binding protein, which produces MAADPEPRLVSARPVLRARATLRLAGLMAAAVAVLSLGAMALQYRLVATRLTEAQKDLLSADLSGLGALYDQRRIIALRQAIDYRAASGGQELLLLTDRHGRILAGTEDRWPADVAPQGAGFDLSTPQEITRGTDRWMVVARELPGGFGLLAGRPLAPVDATLAALRQGMIGLALALLAAAALVGWIAARQVMGRIGRLNRLADQVAAGDLEARLPGPRKPDEFGLLETHMHHMLDRIESLNRATHRLSDTIAHEMRTPLNRMATRLSAIKDQENTVSQLREEMRGAIRIFDALLDISRAEADQGSGGGLLPVDLSSLAEGVWELYEAAAEEKGLIPVADIAPGLMVLGDRTLISQMLANLLDNAIKYCAPGDRLGLTLSPGPLHLLEIADSGPGLPRGMGDEIFERFTRADRDRGIRGHGLGLALVRAIAMRHGAKLSLPATDQGLTLRLEWQPLPLAEAGCLRREYLDQEEMPLPLD; this is translated from the coding sequence GTGGCGGCTGATCCGGAGCCGCGCCTTGTGTCCGCGCGCCCCGTGCTCCGGGCCCGCGCCACGCTGCGACTGGCAGGCCTGATGGCAGCGGCGGTCGCGGTGCTGTCGCTGGGCGCGATGGCGCTGCAATACCGGCTGGTGGCGACGAGGCTGACCGAGGCGCAAAAAGATCTGCTCTCCGCCGATCTCAGTGGTCTTGGCGCGCTTTACGACCAGCGCCGCATCATCGCGCTGCGCCAGGCTATTGACTATCGTGCGGCCTCTGGCGGGCAGGAACTCCTGCTGCTGACCGACCGCCATGGCCGGATCCTCGCCGGAACCGAAGACCGCTGGCCCGCCGATGTGGCACCGCAAGGTGCGGGTTTTGACCTTTCCACCCCGCAGGAGATCACCCGGGGCACAGACCGCTGGATGGTGGTGGCGCGTGAATTGCCTGGCGGCTTCGGCCTTCTGGCCGGACGCCCGCTGGCGCCGGTCGATGCAACGCTGGCGGCGCTGAGGCAAGGGATGATCGGGCTGGCCCTCGCGCTGCTGGCGGCGGCGGCGCTGGTGGGCTGGATCGCGGCGCGCCAGGTGATGGGGCGGATCGGGCGGCTGAACCGGCTCGCGGATCAGGTCGCAGCCGGGGATCTCGAAGCCCGCCTGCCCGGCCCGCGCAAACCGGATGAGTTCGGCCTTCTGGAAACCCATATGCATCATATGCTGGACCGGATCGAAAGCCTGAACCGCGCCACGCACCGGCTCTCGGACACCATCGCGCATGAGATGCGGACACCCTTGAACCGGATGGCGACGAGGCTCTCGGCCATCAAGGACCAGGAAAATACCGTCAGCCAGTTGCGCGAAGAAATGCGCGGCGCGATCCGGATCTTCGATGCGCTTCTCGATATCTCGCGCGCCGAGGCGGATCAGGGCTCCGGCGGTGGACTGCTGCCGGTTGATCTCTCCTCCCTCGCGGAAGGGGTCTGGGAGCTTTACGAAGCGGCCGCCGAAGAAAAGGGCCTGATCCCGGTGGCGGATATCGCCCCTGGCCTGATGGTGCTGGGAGATCGCACGCTGATCTCCCAGATGCTGGCCAATCTGCTTGATAACGCGATCAAATACTGTGCCCCCGGCGACCGGCTGGGCCTGACCCTCTCCCCGGGCCCGCTGCATCTGCTCGAGATTGCCGATAGCGGCCCTGGCCTGCCCAGGGGCATGGGCGACGAGATTTTCGAGCGTTTCACCCGCGCCGACCGTGACCGGGGCATCAGGGGCCATGGCCTCGGCCTCGCGCTTGTGCGCGCGATTGCCATGCGCCACGGCGCAAAACTCTCGCTTCCGGCAACCGACCAGGGCCTGACGCTTCGCCTGGAATGGCAGCCCCTCCCCCTGGCTGAGGCCGGATGCCTCCGGAGGGAGTATTTGGATCAAGAGGAAATGCCTCTTCCTCTTGACTGA
- a CDS encoding response regulator transcription factor has product MAMTDRILIIEDDPDIAAAVANEVRALGCEPSHHDTLAGGLTESASGDYRVIVLDRMLPGGDGVDAIAQIRAGGSRAMILVLSALGRAAERVEGLEKGADDYLPKPYEPEELRARLRALLRRGTIQVADNDLMAFGDLEIRLKARTVHVRRSHVPVSPREFALLTFFAQNAGHVVTRMQLLETVWNLHFDPGTNVVDVHVGRLRRKLEEAGAHVIRSVRGEGYLFAQPMAGEPGGG; this is encoded by the coding sequence ATGGCCATGACCGACCGCATCCTGATCATCGAGGACGACCCCGACATCGCCGCCGCCGTGGCCAATGAGGTGCGCGCGCTTGGCTGCGAGCCCAGCCATCACGACACCCTGGCCGGCGGCCTCACCGAATCCGCCAGCGGCGATTACCGGGTGATCGTGCTCGACCGGATGCTGCCCGGCGGCGACGGGGTTGACGCCATAGCGCAGATCCGCGCCGGAGGGTCGCGCGCGATGATCCTGGTGCTTTCGGCGCTTGGCCGCGCGGCGGAGCGGGTCGAGGGGCTCGAAAAGGGCGCCGATGACTATCTGCCGAAACCCTATGAGCCCGAGGAGCTCCGCGCCCGGCTGCGCGCCCTGCTCAGGCGCGGCACGATCCAGGTCGCGGATAATGACCTTATGGCCTTTGGCGATCTGGAAATCCGGCTGAAGGCGCGCACCGTGCATGTGCGGCGCAGCCATGTGCCGGTCTCGCCGCGCGAATTCGCGCTGCTCACCTTTTTCGCGCAGAATGCCGGCCATGTCGTCACCCGGATGCAGCTGCTGGAGACCGTCTGGAACCTGCATTTCGACCCAGGCACCAATGTCGTCGACGTGCATGTCGGGCGGCTGCGGCGCAAACTGGAAGAGGCCGGCGCCCATGTGATCCGCTCGGTCCGGGGCGAAGGCTATCTGTTTGCACAACCCATGGCCGGAGAGCCCGGTGGCGGCTGA
- a CDS encoding trypsin-like peptidase domain-containing protein — MHLDKRVRNRAWPRFAAPLLAAILAVQTLQMVGVSTAARAETIAPVSAPLRAATDLAMDQVLVVRSADREDAFLGSAFIWAGVADIAVTNAHVVGAAEEVRVTDRQGNVVIATVIGRDSTRDVAILQLEPGLAGPDGAALTGIEVSDAPPLPGLEVYALGAPLGAEFTLTRGMVSAMARQIDLAVPLMFLQHDAAVNPGSSGGPLVDAAGRLMGMNSRIADGSRMFVGIAYAISGSDLSRIVDGLIDESLLPFPKLGLNARPVDRKLADTLGVAAEGLLVDAVNPGGLAAGAGILAGDIILSVNDTKVQNPGDFAFLLDAVLGAGSAGITLSRASEDLTLVLDFSAAAPEPGLIGLTLRGPEGAPPVPERIRSYRLAALGVVQGEDGRVSDLTINSPAALAGLAKGDRIRAVNGAAMDGPGLEVLEITAATLLLVEAPDGVTRHLWLDPWGTATGPRAIGGANVLDPAVVVF, encoded by the coding sequence ATGCACCTCGATAAAAGGGTCCGGAACAGGGCCTGGCCCCGCTTTGCGGCCCCGCTGCTTGCCGCCATCCTCGCTGTTCAGACGCTGCAAATGGTTGGGGTTTCCACTGCCGCGCGGGCCGAGACCATTGCGCCCGTCTCTGCGCCTCTCCGGGCCGCAACCGATCTGGCGATGGATCAGGTTCTGGTGGTGCGCAGCGCGGATCGCGAGGATGCCTTTCTCGGCTCGGCCTTTATCTGGGCAGGCGTCGCGGATATCGCCGTGACCAATGCCCATGTGGTAGGCGCGGCGGAAGAGGTGCGCGTCACCGACCGGCAGGGCAATGTGGTGATCGCCACCGTGATCGGCCGCGACAGCACCCGCGATGTCGCCATCCTGCAGCTGGAGCCAGGGCTTGCCGGCCCGGATGGTGCCGCGCTGACCGGCATCGAGGTCTCGGACGCTCCCCCCCTGCCGGGGCTTGAGGTCTATGCTCTTGGCGCGCCGCTTGGCGCGGAATTCACCCTGACGCGGGGCATGGTCTCGGCCATGGCACGCCAGATCGATCTCGCGGTGCCGCTGATGTTCCTCCAGCATGATGCGGCGGTGAATCCAGGATCATCGGGCGGGCCTCTGGTCGACGCAGCAGGGCGCCTTATGGGCATGAACAGCCGCATCGCCGATGGCAGCCGCATGTTTGTCGGTATCGCCTATGCGATTTCAGGCAGCGATCTGAGCCGCATCGTCGACGGTCTGATCGATGAGAGCCTGCTGCCCTTCCCGAAGCTCGGCCTGAATGCGCGGCCCGTGGATCGCAAGCTCGCCGATACGCTGGGAGTAGCTGCCGAAGGGCTGCTGGTTGATGCGGTAAACCCTGGCGGGCTGGCTGCGGGTGCGGGCATCCTTGCCGGCGACATCATCCTGTCAGTCAATGACACAAAGGTGCAAAATCCCGGCGATTTCGCCTTCCTGCTTGATGCCGTGCTGGGAGCGGGCTCTGCCGGCATAACCCTGTCCCGCGCGAGCGAGGATCTGACCCTGGTCCTGGATTTCAGCGCCGCCGCGCCCGAGCCCGGCCTGATCGGCCTCACATTGCGCGGCCCCGAAGGCGCGCCCCCCGTCCCCGAGCGTATCCGCAGCTATCGTCTCGCGGCGCTTGGCGTGGTGCAGGGCGAAGACGGCCGGGTCTCGGATCTGACAATCAACTCCCCCGCCGCACTCGCAGGCCTCGCCAAAGGCGACCGTATCCGCGCCGTGAATGGCGCCGCGATGGACGGGCCCGGGCTGGAAGTGCTGGAAATCACCGCCGCCACGCTCTTGCTGGTCGAGGCGCCGGACGGGGTCACGCGGCATCTCTGGCTTGACCCCTGGGGCACGGCGACCGGCCCGCGTGCCATCGGCGGCGCGAATGTGCTTGACCCGGCGGTTGTGGTGTTCTGA
- a CDS encoding caspase family protein, whose amino-acid sequence MIRRFLLTTALGLLAFPALARENYALLIGASDYQNIEKRWSLKGPKNDMDLVANYLLTEAPVPFQAENVTVLTDKEGAEPATLGNIRAAFADLTAKARPGDFIYLHLSGHGTRAPALDPESEPDGLDELFLPVDIGSWNNTVGTVENALVDDEIGQLLDGLRAKGADVWIVLDSCHSGTATRAIETEDDVVMRQLDPAALGITDEMIDAAVDRASAMAEVANRGIGSGAAGNGTGGGVSFLLKEATVAAEGVEPGGLVAFYAAQSTEMTPEMRLPRGAPDRKSQGVFTFTLFETLAEYPGATYGQVAQEVLRKYALRGTAKSTPLFEGDLDRVVFGGEARARVSQWPAVATDAGFTLNAGTLHGLAVGTELAVMASAADGSDKALGLVRVTSADTFSATTGTFAGELPEGVWLRRKEAGLDFSLTVALPPGDSAPALALAAAMEDLREIAGPRLTFVKAGSEADLALAVLPDSATPDTLWILPGTGLAESGIQAPKVETAGVAPGDLAGNLQEKLTAIAKAVNLMKLGAALGPANGPGALDVQVELLTRNADHPTLRGLPLVPVPELVTNDEVHVLARNNMDQPVDVNVLYIGADYSITHFYAGRLHPGEEIRKGLFAIGGESMGQERMIVVMTPAAPHSKVEDLSWLAQDAVRSTGPGGGFAGSLYEAGFGQGTRGAIALSDDSATSGPAPAILQVELRTRADQSGAE is encoded by the coding sequence ATGATCCGCAGGTTTCTTCTGACCACGGCGCTTGGGCTACTGGCCTTCCCGGCGCTGGCGCGCGAGAATTACGCGTTGCTGATCGGAGCGAGCGATTATCAGAATATCGAAAAGCGCTGGTCCCTGAAGGGGCCGAAAAACGATATGGACCTGGTGGCGAATTACCTGCTGACCGAGGCGCCGGTGCCGTTTCAGGCGGAAAACGTCACGGTGCTGACCGATAAGGAGGGTGCCGAGCCGGCGACTTTGGGCAATATCCGCGCGGCTTTTGCCGATCTGACCGCAAAGGCGCGGCCGGGCGATTTCATCTATCTCCACCTTTCGGGTCATGGCACCCGCGCCCCGGCGCTGGATCCCGAATCTGAACCCGATGGCCTCGACGAGCTGTTCCTGCCGGTCGATATCGGCAGCTGGAACAACACGGTCGGCACGGTCGAAAATGCGCTGGTCGATGATGAGATCGGCCAGCTGCTCGACGGGTTGCGCGCGAAGGGCGCCGATGTGTGGATCGTGCTCGACAGCTGTCATTCCGGCACCGCCACCCGCGCCATCGAGACCGAAGACGATGTGGTGATGCGCCAGCTTGATCCCGCCGCGCTGGGGATCACGGATGAGATGATCGACGCGGCGGTCGACCGGGCGTCAGCTATGGCAGAGGTTGCGAACCGAGGTATCGGCAGCGGGGCTGCGGGCAATGGAACCGGGGGCGGGGTTTCCTTCCTGCTGAAGGAGGCAACCGTGGCGGCTGAAGGCGTGGAGCCCGGCGGTCTGGTGGCCTTTTACGCCGCGCAAAGCACCGAAATGACACCTGAGATGCGGCTGCCGCGCGGCGCCCCCGACCGCAAATCACAGGGCGTTTTCACCTTCACCCTGTTCGAGACGCTCGCGGAATATCCTGGTGCCACTTACGGCCAGGTCGCGCAGGAGGTCCTGCGCAAATATGCTTTGCGCGGAACCGCGAAATCGACGCCCTTGTTCGAGGGCGATCTGGACCGTGTGGTCTTTGGCGGCGAGGCGCGGGCGCGGGTCTCGCAATGGCCGGCGGTGGCGACGGATGCCGGTTTCACCCTGAATGCCGGCACGCTGCACGGGCTCGCCGTCGGGACCGAGCTGGCCGTTATGGCATCCGCTGCCGATGGCAGCGACAAGGCGCTCGGGCTGGTCCGGGTGACCTCGGCCGATACGTTCAGCGCGACGACCGGGACCTTCGCGGGCGAGCTGCCCGAAGGGGTCTGGCTGCGGCGCAAAGAGGCGGGGCTGGATTTTTCGCTGACCGTGGCGCTGCCGCCCGGGGACTCGGCCCCGGCGCTGGCCCTCGCAGCCGCGATGGAGGATCTGCGCGAGATCGCGGGCCCGCGCCTGACCTTTGTGAAGGCGGGATCCGAGGCTGATCTGGCGCTGGCGGTGCTCCCGGACAGCGCGACGCCGGACACGCTCTGGATCCTGCCCGGCACCGGGCTTGCGGAAAGCGGCATCCAGGCGCCGAAGGTGGAAACCGCTGGCGTGGCGCCGGGGGACCTTGCCGGCAATCTGCAGGAAAAACTGACCGCGATTGCCAAAGCGGTGAACCTGATGAAGCTTGGCGCGGCGCTTGGGCCAGCGAACGGGCCGGGGGCACTTGATGTTCAGGTCGAGCTTCTGACCCGCAATGCCGATCACCCGACTCTGCGCGGGTTGCCCCTGGTGCCAGTGCCGGAACTGGTGACCAATGATGAGGTGCATGTTCTGGCCAGGAACAATATGGACCAGCCGGTCGATGTGAATGTGCTTTATATCGGCGCCGATTACTCGATCACGCACTTTTATGCCGGGCGGCTGCATCCGGGCGAAGAGATCAGAAAGGGGCTTTTTGCGATCGGAGGCGAGAGCATGGGGCAAGAGCGGATGATCGTGGTGATGACCCCCGCGGCGCCCCATAGCAAGGTCGAGGATCTGAGCTGGCTTGCCCAGGACGCCGTGCGCAGCACGGGCCCCGGCGGTGGCTTTGCCGGCTCGCTCTATGAGGCGGGGTTTGGCCAGGGCACGCGGGGTGCGATTGCACTGAGCGATGACAGCGCGACGTCCGGCCCGGCGCCGGCGATCCTTCAGGTCGAGCTGCGCACCAGAGCGGATCAATCCGGGGCGGAGTGA
- a CDS encoding alkane 1-monooxygenase, with protein MAQLSPDTLASPAQALPFWLSLGTLPIAVAGLTWGGLWVLALPAYCWILFPALDAALGLNKDNADPDTPDDQLRVYTLLTLIWVPIQLATLAVTLWYLPQSAMTGWEKAGMVFGMGVMAGTIGLNYAHELLHQKPKIERLAADLLLASVLHSHFRSEHMRVHHLYVGTPRDTVTARYNEGFHRFFPRVLIGQRRSAFASETAMLARRNLPWWHRTNPFWRYWAFQAAFLALAVALGGPEGLLIFAAQALIAQWQLELVNYVEHYGLTRRHLGEGRYEHALPRHSWNAAHRATNWLLINLQRHSDHHYKPDRRFPLLQNYEKDEAPQLPFGYPVMTSLAMIPPLWKRAMNPRVRAWRKQFYPDISDWKPYNKAKNPMPKGAPPRA; from the coding sequence ATGGCGCAGCTCTCACCCGACACCCTGGCCAGCCCCGCGCAAGCCCTGCCCTTCTGGCTTTCCCTCGGCACCCTGCCTATCGCGGTCGCCGGCCTGACCTGGGGCGGGCTCTGGGTTCTGGCACTCCCCGCCTATTGCTGGATCCTGTTCCCCGCCCTCGATGCCGCTCTGGGCCTGAACAAAGACAATGCGGATCCCGACACCCCCGATGACCAGCTCAGGGTCTATACGCTGCTGACGCTGATCTGGGTGCCGATCCAGCTTGCCACCCTTGCCGTCACCCTCTGGTATCTGCCGCAAAGCGCCATGACCGGCTGGGAGAAAGCCGGCATGGTCTTTGGCATGGGCGTCATGGCCGGCACCATCGGGCTGAATTATGCGCATGAGCTCCTCCACCAGAAACCGAAGATCGAGCGCCTGGCCGCAGATCTCCTCCTCGCCTCGGTGCTGCATTCGCATTTCCGCTCTGAACATATGCGCGTACATCACCTCTATGTCGGCACGCCGCGCGACACGGTCACCGCCCGCTATAACGAGGGCTTCCACCGCTTTTTCCCCCGGGTTCTGATCGGCCAGCGCCGCTCGGCCTTTGCCTCGGAAACGGCAATGCTGGCGCGCAGGAACCTGCCCTGGTGGCACCGGACGAACCCGTTCTGGCGCTATTGGGCGTTTCAGGCCGCCTTCCTCGCGCTCGCAGTTGCGCTTGGCGGCCCGGAAGGCCTTCTGATCTTCGCGGCCCAGGCCCTGATCGCGCAATGGCAGCTGGAGCTGGTGAATTATGTTGAACATTACGGCCTCACCCGCCGTCATCTGGGCGAGGGGCGCTATGAACATGCCCTGCCGCGCCATTCCTGGAATGCAGCACACAGGGCCACGAACTGGCTCCTGATCAACCTCCAGCGCCATTCGGATCACCATTATAAACCCGACCGGCGCTTCCCGCTCTTGCAGAATTACGAGAAAGACGAGGCGCCGCAGCTGCCCTTCGGCTATCCGGTGATGACCAGTCTCGCGATGATCCCGCCCTTGTGGAAACGCGCGATGAACCCCCGGGTGCGCGCCTGGCGCAAACAGTTCTACCCCGATATCAGTGACTGGAAACCCTATAACAAGGCGAAGAATCCGATGCCGAAAGGCGCGCCGCCCCGGGCCTGA